The genomic DNA GGCACGGATGTCGACCTCGACGATTTCGAGTTCCACGCCCAGTTCGTGCGCCACCGCCCGTACACGCAGCGCATTCGGTGAGAAGTTCGCGTTGTAAAGCCTCATGACATTTTCCAGCATTATTGTTCCTGCGGCGCCTGAAGAAGCGCCGCGCGGTTAGCGGCCAGGAAATCGGCCACCGACTGTCCGGGCTTGCCGGTGAGCGATTCGAGATCGCCGCTGGCCACATCGAGATAGCCCTGCGCGATTGCTTCGTCGAAGGAGGCAAAGACCCTCGCCATGAACTCCGGCAGTCCATTTGCGATCATCGCCTGCACCAGATCCTCGGCGGGCAGGGCGACATAGGGGATTTCCTTACCCGCAATTTCGGACAAGATCGCCGCGACCTCGGCCTGGCTGACCGTCTCCGGCCCGGTGATATCGAGGGTCTCCCTTCCCGTAGCTTTCATTAGCGCCGCGGCTGCGGCACGGGCGCAATCCGCGCGTGTCACATATCCGGTCTTGCCATCTGCTGCGGCGGAGAAATGCGTGCCCATGGCGACGCTCTGCTGGCCGCCCATCAACAGAAAGTCGGTGTACATATTGTTGCGCAGGATCGTATGATCCGCCCCACTTTCCGTGATCAGCTTCTCGGTCCCTTCGTGGTCTTGAGCGAATCCGATTGGACTTTCCGCGACTGGGCCTGCGAAGGAGGTATAGACGATGTGGTCGATACCTACCGTCTTGGCCGCAGCAATCGCATTGGAATGAGCTGCGAGCCGCTTGCCCGGCTCCAGATCGTCGGTGGAGATGATGAGGAGACGCTTGCCGCCCGCGAAGGCTGCTTCAAGAGAAGCCGGGTCGTTGAAATCGCCCTCGCGCGCCTCGACTCTTTTTCCCGCCAGATCGGCAAGCTTGTCGGGAGTGCGCGAGATCGCGATGACCGGCCCGGCACCTGCCTGAACCAGCAGGTCGACCACCTGCCGGCCAAGTTGTCCGGACGCGCCGGTCACGATGAAGGGGCCGTTCTGGATGTTGGACATGGTATCTCTCTTATCTTGATGTTTCTGCAAGCGCGCTTGCGATCAATCGTGGATTTGGGTGGGGGCGGGATTCGCCAGCTTGCCGCGCGCGAAACCCCAGCTTGTGGTCAGGATTTTGATCATCACATCGACCTCTGCCTCATCGCGTGGAGCAAAGGCCATGATCGCATTGGCCGGGATGTATCCGGCCGAGGCCATCGGGTGCTGTTCGCCCCATCCCTTCGCGATGAGTTCCTCAACCGCCGCCAGCGGCAGCATCATGTGCGACGAACCGTCATAGGCGGGATGCACATGCGCAAATTCGCGTCCGATCATGAAGGCTTCGCGCGGGCCGCAGGCATGCGGCCGCGGCAGGACTAATGCCTCGGCGCCGGGGACCGAAATACCCGATCGGCAACGCTCGACGAAGGGCAGGGCGAAGGCCTTCTGCTTGAACAATGCGTGAATCTCGGCCGAGGAGTTCTGCGACACTTGCTCATGCGGGGCGCACTCGGTGGTTTCGGGGCGCGGACCCTGCCGCAAGGGAAGTTCGAAGCACATATCTGGTCCTATCCAAATCTGAACGCGCTTTCGACCGCGCCCAATACGTGATCCTCGAGGGTCTTTTCCCCCCGATCCGCAAGCGCGGCGCCGGCCACGACGTGCAATGGAATTAGATGTTCCTCGCGCGGATTGGCGTCGCGTGCGCCGGGTGCCCGATCCCAAGCAGCCAGCATGGCGCGGCGCGCCCCGGGGTCTTCATGGGTCACCGCACCCGTGAGCCATCGGTCGAAGTCGCCGCCGTTCACCGGGCCATCGGGTCCGCCCCTCATCGCCCGCATCATCTTGCCCATGTTGTGATAGGTGTTGCCGGACCCGATGATCAGAACACCTTCGTCTCGCAAGGGCGCCAACGCGCGACCAGCAGCAAGATGCGCCTCAGCGTCGAGATCGTCGCGCAGGCTCAGTTGGACGGTAGGTATGTCGGCCTCAGGCAAAGCCACCTTTAGCGGAACAAACACCCCATGATCGAAGCCACGCGTAGCGTCGGCCCGGGTTTCAAAACCCGCGCCATTCAATAGCTCGCTTGCACGGGCCGCCAGCGTAGGATCGCCTAGCGCGGGCCAGGTCAGCTGATAAGTATGGGGGGGAAACCCCTGATAGTCGAACAGCAGCGGCGGCGCGGAGTTGGTCTGCACGGTAAACACCCGTTCCTCCCAATGGCCTGAGATCACGAGAAGCGCCTTGGGCTTTGCCGGCAGGCTCGCAGGCAAAGCCTCAAGGAATCTGCGGTGCCTGTCCCAGGTGTCAGGCGGGTTCCAGTCCATGAAGAAGCAAGGGCCGCCTCCATGGGGAACAAACACTGTCGGCTGCCTTTCGGTCATTCTGTCGTCCTTTTGAACCCCAAGCCCGAGGGTGGATGGCCAGCGCCGTGGCAACTCCGCATCGGATTAATTCGTCTCTGTCGGAAACGTCGGCGCATATGCCGACTTTACCGCACGCACGCGATTGGCTGTCATCCACGAGGCGATCAGGAGCACCCAGGTCGCAAGAGCCGGTGGCCAGCCTGGATCGCCCGCGCCCACATGCGCCCCGAACGCCAACACCAGATGCCAGAACATCGCCGCGTAAGCCCAGTCCGCCAGCATCGCCGAAGGGCGCCAGAGAATCACCACCGCGCCGACAATCTTCAAAATCGCGAGCGGCCAGATGATGTATGTGGGATAGCTCAACACCTCGCGATACATGCCCGCGACCATATCGTGGGATGAGATGTAGAAAGTCGCCGCACCCAGATAGACCAGCGCCACAAGGCCGGTCGCGATCCAGTAGACATACTTTGCCACGTTGTCACTCATCACCGCACTCCCTGTTTGCAAGGGCTTGTTCAGCCGCAGTTTCCGCTCTAAGTACCTTTAGGTGTCTTGCATCGTTCGTGAAAGTAGGCACTTAAAAGTAACTAGATTACTTTAACCGCGAGGATA from Sulfitobacter sp. THAF37 includes the following:
- a CDS encoding DoxX family protein; the protein is MSDNVAKYVYWIATGLVALVYLGAATFYISSHDMVAGMYREVLSYPTYIIWPLAILKIVGAVVILWRPSAMLADWAYAAMFWHLVLAFGAHVGAGDPGWPPALATWVLLIASWMTANRVRAVKSAYAPTFPTETN
- a CDS encoding class III extradiol ring-cleavage dioxygenase — protein: MTERQPTVFVPHGGGPCFFMDWNPPDTWDRHRRFLEALPASLPAKPKALLVISGHWEERVFTVQTNSAPPLLFDYQGFPPHTYQLTWPALGDPTLAARASELLNGAGFETRADATRGFDHGVFVPLKVALPEADIPTVQLSLRDDLDAEAHLAAGRALAPLRDEGVLIIGSGNTYHNMGKMMRAMRGGPDGPVNGGDFDRWLTGAVTHEDPGARRAMLAAWDRAPGARDANPREEHLIPLHVVAGAALADRGEKTLEDHVLGAVESAFRFG
- a CDS encoding luciferase family protein, producing the protein MFKQKAFALPFVERCRSGISVPGAEALVLPRPHACGPREAFMIGREFAHVHPAYDGSSHMMLPLAAVEELIAKGWGEQHPMASAGYIPANAIMAFAPRDEAEVDVMIKILTTSWGFARGKLANPAPTQIHD
- a CDS encoding NAD(P)H-binding protein, with the translated sequence MTGASGQLGRQVVDLLVQAGAGPVIAISRTPDKLADLAGKRVEAREGDFNDPASLEAAFAGGKRLLIISTDDLEPGKRLAAHSNAIAAAKTVGIDHIVYTSFAGPVAESPIGFAQDHEGTEKLITESGADHTILRNNMYTDFLLMGGQQSVAMGTHFSAAADGKTGYVTRADCARAAAAALMKATGRETLDITGPETVSQAEVAAILSEIAGKEIPYVALPAEDLVQAMIANGLPEFMARVFASFDEAIAQGYLDVASGDLESLTGKPGQSVADFLAANRAALLQAPQEQ